GCAGGCGGGCCCGCGGGTCGGTGCGGGCCCACGGGCCGCCTGCCGGCGGCGCGGCGCGCGGGATGCGCGAGGGCACGGGGTGCGCCATGCCGGGGATTGTACCGCGGTCGCCGGCGGCGCCGCGGCTTGATCCCCGCGCCCGATGCGGGGAGAATGCGGCGGGCGGCAGGACACGCGAAGGGAGGCACGATGGGGGCCACGGTGTTTTTCGCTGATCTCAGGGGGACCACCAGGCAGAACATCCTCGAGAAGCTGGGGCGGCTGCTCACGCGCGCCGGCCTCGAGGAGCGCATCGGGGCCAAGCACCTCGTCGCCGTCAAGCTGCACTTCGGCGAGCTGGGCAACACGGCCTACGTCCGCCCCGTCTACGTCCGCCGCGTCGTCGAGCGGCTGCGCGCGCTCGGGGCGCGGCCGTTCCTCGTCGACACGAACACCCTCTACATCGGCACGCGCGGGGACTCGGCGAGCCACTACGAGACGGCAATCGCCAACGGCTTCGACTGGTCCGCCGTCGGTGCGCCGATCGTCATCGGCGGCGGGCTGCGCGGCAACCGCGCCGTCACCGTTCCCGTGAACCTCACGCACTACCGCGAGGTGGAGATCGCGCCCGAGATCGCCGACGCGGACGCCATCGTCGGCATCGCCCACTTCAAGGGACACGAGATGAGCGGCTTCGGCGGGACGCTCAAGAACTTCGGCATGGGCGCGGCGTCGCGCCGCGGCAAGCTGAGCATGCACTCGACGAGCAGCCCGGCGGTGAACGAGGAGGCCTGCACCGCCTGTCACAGCTGCGTGCGCTGGTGCGCCTTCGGGGCCATCGAAACGGCGGGCGAGAAGGGCAAGGGCAAGGCGAGCATCGACCGCGACCGCTGCAGCGGCTGCGGCGCCTGCCTGC
The sequence above is a segment of the bacterium genome. Coding sequences within it:
- a CDS encoding DUF362 domain-containing protein, yielding MFFADLRGTTRQNILEKLGRLLTRAGLEERIGAKHLVAVKLHFGELGNTAYVRPVYVRRVVERLRALGARPFLVDTNTLYIGTRGDSASHYETAIANGFDWSAVGAPIVIGGGLRGNRAVTVPVNLTHYREVEIAPEIADADAIVGIAHFKGHEMSGFGGTLKNFGMGAASRRGKLSMHSTSSPAVNEEACTACHSCVRWCAFGAIETAGEKGKGKASIDRDRCSGCGACLPTCPAGAIRIDWNQEPGGMQERMVEYAYGAIAPKLGRAVFVNVILQVSPLCDCYPFADTPLVPDVGILASTDPVAIDQAAVDLVNAQPGHPLSQHAARLAAGEDKFRAAAPAVDWGIQLAHGERIGLGTRAYELVKV